One genomic segment of Pseudobdellovibrionaceae bacterium includes these proteins:
- a CDS encoding phytoene/squalene synthase family protein, which produces MEVSAREDRTPVLATSTDLVGFSRDQIQKGSKSFSFASFFFSKTEREGAWLLYSWCRACDDRIDQAPSAEAQLQALADLERDTRRAARGDQTLTDPVFQGLAVVLREFQIPEKYPLDLLRGMRMDVEGREYQTLEELEEYCYCVAGVVGLMMCHVMGLSDSRALSNAVAMGSAMQLTNICRDVEDDLALGRIYIPTNFLLEVGLTRANFATPLGRARWPALTARLLDAADERYRHGVAGLRYLSFRAALAVAIAGRVYRRIGVKVRARGAHAWENRTYTRLPEKLATALIATADVGRRLFTRLWRPWRPARIDRVWGQT; this is translated from the coding sequence ATGGAGGTCTCTGCGCGCGAGGATCGGACTCCCGTCCTTGCGACGTCCACCGACCTGGTCGGTTTCAGTCGTGATCAGATTCAGAAGGGCTCGAAGAGCTTTTCTTTCGCCTCGTTCTTTTTCTCGAAGACCGAGCGCGAGGGCGCCTGGCTTTTGTATTCGTGGTGCCGGGCCTGCGATGACCGCATCGATCAAGCCCCCTCGGCGGAAGCGCAACTGCAAGCGCTGGCGGATCTCGAGCGCGACACCCGTCGGGCGGCGCGCGGCGACCAGACTTTGACCGATCCCGTTTTTCAGGGACTGGCCGTGGTCCTTCGCGAATTCCAGATTCCCGAAAAATACCCTCTCGATCTTCTGCGCGGCATGCGTATGGACGTCGAAGGACGTGAGTACCAAACGCTCGAAGAGCTTGAAGAGTACTGCTACTGCGTGGCGGGCGTCGTCGGCTTGATGATGTGCCACGTGATGGGCCTGAGCGATAGCCGCGCCCTTTCGAACGCGGTCGCCATGGGTTCGGCGATGCAGCTCACGAACATCTGCCGCGACGTCGAGGACGACCTGGCGCTCGGCCGCATCTATATCCCCACCAACTTTCTGCTGGAAGTGGGACTGACCCGCGCGAATTTCGCCACTCCCCTGGGCCGCGCGCGCTGGCCGGCTTTGACGGCGCGGCTTTTGGACGCAGCCGACGAGCGTTACCGCCACGGCGTCGCCGGGCTTCGCTATCTGTCCTTCCGCGCGGCGCTCGCCGTCGCCATCGCGGGTCGCGTTTACCGCCGTATCGGCGTGAAAGTCCGTGCGCGCGGCGCGCACGCATGGGAAAATCGGACCTACACTCGCCTTCCCGAAAAACTCGCGACCGCGCTGATCGCGACCGCAGATGTGGGACGGCGACTGTTCACGCGGCTCTGGCGCCCCTGGCGACCGGCGCGTATCGACCGGGTTTGGGGGCAAACATGA